A single region of the Winslowiella toletana genome encodes:
- a CDS encoding type 2 GTP cyclohydrolase I has product MRNSELEQIVNQQLNTAAFSDYAPNGLQVEGRCEVKKIITGVTACQALLDEAVRLQADAVLVHHGYFWKNEAPVIKGMKRNRLKALLANDINLYGWHLPLDAHPQLGNNAQLAKLLQIEVRGEIMPLVPWGELKETLTGEQLAQRITEVLGRTPLHCGDNAPQHIRRIAWCSGGGQGFIDDAAEFGVDAFITGEVSEKTIHSARENGLHFFAAGHHATERAGIKALGEWLAESYGLDVTFIDIDNPA; this is encoded by the coding sequence ATGCGCAATTCCGAACTGGAACAGATCGTCAACCAGCAGCTCAACACCGCGGCCTTTAGCGATTACGCACCGAATGGGCTGCAGGTGGAAGGTCGCTGCGAGGTGAAGAAGATTATTACCGGCGTCACCGCTTGTCAGGCATTGCTGGATGAGGCCGTGCGTCTGCAGGCCGACGCGGTACTGGTTCACCATGGTTATTTCTGGAAAAACGAAGCCCCGGTGATCAAGGGGATGAAGCGCAATCGCCTGAAAGCGCTGCTGGCAAATGACATCAACCTTTATGGCTGGCATTTGCCGCTGGATGCCCACCCGCAGCTGGGCAATAACGCCCAATTGGCGAAACTGCTGCAAATAGAGGTGCGCGGTGAGATTATGCCATTGGTGCCATGGGGCGAACTGAAAGAAACGCTGACCGGTGAGCAGCTGGCGCAGCGCATTACTGAGGTTCTCGGCCGCACGCCACTGCACTGTGGTGATAATGCTCCTCAGCATATCCGTCGCATCGCCTGGTGCAGCGGCGGTGGGCAGGGTTTTATTGATGACGCGGCGGAGTTTGGTGTGGATGCATTTATCACCGGTGAAGTCTCGGAAAAGACCATTCACAGCGCGCGCGAAAACGGTCTGCACTTTTTTGCCGCCGGTCACCACGCTACCGAGCGCGCAGGGATTAAAGCGCTGGGCGAGTGGCTGGCGGAAAGCTACGGCCTCGACGTTACCTTCATCGATATCGACAATCCTGCCTGA
- the pxpB gene encoding 5-oxoprolinase subunit PxpB, which produces MQRARCYLLGERAVVLELDPPVSLASQQRIWGLSERLKSHPDVVESIPGMNNLTVVLHNPQQTALDAIERLQSWWEESEAVLPESRQIEIPVIYGGEAGPDLEEVARHHQLTTRQVVELHASADYVVYFIGFQPGFPYLGGLDKRLHTPRRAEPRVVVPAGSVGIGGSQTGIYPLASPGGWQLIGRSNLQLFNPQHQPPTVLRPGDSIRFVPQKEGIC; this is translated from the coding sequence TTGCAACGAGCACGCTGTTACCTGTTAGGGGAACGCGCGGTAGTGCTTGAACTGGATCCCCCGGTGTCCCTTGCCAGCCAGCAACGGATTTGGGGGCTGAGCGAGCGCCTGAAGAGTCATCCGGATGTGGTGGAATCCATTCCGGGAATGAACAATTTGACCGTGGTGTTGCATAACCCGCAGCAGACCGCGCTGGATGCGATAGAGCGTCTGCAAAGCTGGTGGGAAGAGAGTGAGGCGGTGCTGCCTGAGTCGCGCCAGATAGAAATTCCGGTGATTTATGGCGGTGAGGCTGGTCCCGATCTTGAAGAAGTGGCGCGTCATCATCAGTTAACCACGCGGCAAGTGGTGGAGTTACACGCTTCAGCGGATTATGTGGTCTATTTTATCGGTTTTCAGCCGGGTTTCCCGTATCTGGGAGGGCTGGACAAACGGCTGCACACCCCGCGTCGTGCCGAACCCAGGGTGGTCGTGCCAGCCGGGTCGGTAGGAATTGGCGGCAGCCAGACCGGTATTTATCCACTGGCCTCACCGGGTGGCTGGCAGCTGATAGGCCGCAGTAATCTGCAGCTGTTTAATCCACAGCATCAGCCGCCAACCGTGCTGCGTCCTGGCGACAGCATTCGCTTTGTGCCTCAGAAGGAGGGCATATGCTGA